The window AATGTAATGCCAGAGGCTCTTGAGTTAGCCTTTTTCCATTTTCGGCAACAAGGAATCGGCCTTCTTAATGAAAATACGAAATTAGAAATTATACGTGAAGTGGCGAAGGCAAAATGTCAAGAGTGTTGGTTTGAATTCACACCTGACTATAGAATCGCGTTATGTCCAAAATGTGGAATTTCAAATGGTCTACTCGTTTCCGGTGAAACCTTTCAAGTTGAAGCTTACGAAGGAAGTGATGAACTGTGACAGTGGATTAGTAGAGAAAAGATGTTTATCGTCAATGCTTTTGAAGGTGTATGTTCATTTATGTTTGTATGAAGCGGATAGGGGGAAACGGTCTAAAGGGGAGAACATCATGCAAAACATCGAAATGATTAGAATGCAAATCCATTTTCTTGTGACACAAGCGCGTCAGGATCTCTATACGTTATCTACCTTGAATGACGCTTCTATGAAACCGCTGATTCTTCAGCGATTATGGGATGCATTATCAACAATCCATTTTCTTAGTGAGTGGCTGGCAAATCAAGCGAAGACTAGTTACCCTTTTTCACCTTCACTTCCAGCAATTCCAGTTCCTTCAGGGAATTTACATCAAGGACAGATTCCTCCCATTACTCCTTTACCCATTCCACCTATATCACCATCGAATCAACGAACCTTTACAATGGAAGAATTAGCTGCATTTACTGGGAAAAATGGCAGGTCTGCCTATGTTGCGGTTAATGGTGTTGTCTATGATGTAACGAACAACCGGACATGGGCAGCTGCTACCCACTTTGGCTTAGTGGCAGGCAAAGATTATACGCAGGAATTTGCTTCATGTCATGCTGGGCAACAATCCATCTTGGCTACACTACCGGTTGTAGGGAGGTTAGTTTAATGGAAGGACCTATTTTGCCACCAGAGTCTTTAACAAATGAAGCCATTGCAGGAAGGTTAACACATACGGCATTGGAGAACCTCCAAAAGGGGTTGATCCAAAAACAAAACCTCATTTACTTGGAATTAAACGGTTGTTCCGGTAATATCATTTCCTTGTTAAACGGGCAGAAGCCGGACTTTGAGTACACGTTACAATCGATGGTTGACCTGAAATATTCGAATAGTTTAATGGCTGCTGAAGGAGAGCAGGCTATCGAGAAACTAATCAAGGCGATGGATGAGGAGTATATTTTAGCCGTAGAAGGAGCGGTAGCACTTAAAAACAATGGTTTATATAACATTATCGGCAGCTGGGAAGGAAAGCCTCTAACTGGTCTTCAAGCAGCTAAGATGCTCGGGGAAAAGGCTTCACATATTTTAGCGGTGGGGTCATGTGCCACACATGGAGGGGTGTCTGCGGCTAAACCCAATCCATCCCAATCGGTGGGGCTGCAACAGGTCCTGCCTGATAAAAATATGATTAAGCTTCCTGGGTGTCCTGTTCACCCGGACTGGTTTTTAGGGACATTAGCGCATTTTTTACTTTATGGAGAGCCGGAAACAGATAACTTAGGCCGGCCTTTACTGTTTTATAGCACACTGATCCATGACCGATGTCCAAGAAGACCGTTTTTTGACCGAGGGATTTTTGCTGAAAAATTAGGAGATAAAACCTGTTTATTTAAGCTAGGCTGCCGTGGTCCTGTGACGAGGGTGGATTGTCCAACAAAGCAGTGGAACGGTCATGTGAATTGGCCGATAGGAGATGATACGCCATGCATTGGCTGTGCTCAGTTTGGTTTTCCAGATGCTATGGCGCCGTTCATCAGCTATGACACGACAAGGGTGGTGAAGAATGAGGAAGAGAATCGTCATTAATCCGTTGACACGAATTAGTGGTTTTATGGAAATTGATGTCATGATTGACCAGAATCAAGTCATGGATGTGCAAACAAAAGGAAATTTATTTCGCGGCTTTGAGCAAATGTTAGTAGGGAGAAGCCCGTTCGATGCCGTTTATTTCACTCAGCGAATATGCGGCATTTGCTCTGCCGCCCACTCCGTGGCGTCATCCTTAGCTTTAGAAGATGCATTAAATATTGAACCATTAGAACAAGGAAAGTATTTACGCGATATCATCCATTGCTGTGAGTTTCTCCAAAATCATATCCGCCATTTTTATCAATATACAGTTCCCGACTTTGTAAAAATTGAACAAAACACTCTTTTCCAGACTGATCATGACGATTATCGATTACCTAAAAACGTGAATGATCGGATATCACAGCATTACTTTGATTCTCTCAGGTACAGTCGACTGGCACATGAGATGTTAGCCGTTTTAGGTGGAAAAGCACCCCATAATCATGGAGTTTTTATTGGAGGAATCACCACACAGGCGACAGCCGAGAAAGTCGTACATATCGATTCTATTTTGGGGAAAATCTCCAGTTTTATCGATGAAAAAATGATACCTGATGTATATGACATTGCGCGCTACTATGAAGACTATTTTCGTATGGGCGGAGGATATGGGAATCTATTAACCTATGGTGCTTTTAACCATTATAAGGAGTTAGGCACCCTATATGCGGATCCTCTTGTCTCCACAATGGAAACAGTTGAAGCATTTAATGAAAGTAAAATTCAAGAAAAAATAGATTACTCCTATTTCATACAAAAAACGAACAGCGACCAACCAAATGAACAAGTAACAGAGCCGGATATGGAAAAAGAAAAAGCCTATTCCTGGGTGAAGGCACCAAGATACAACGGTCTCCCCTTTGAAGTCGGACCGCTGGCAAGATTAGTATTAAGTGGAGAGTACAGTAATGGAATCTCCGCTATGGATCGAACAATTGCCAGAGCACTAGAAACAAAGAAAATCGCAGAGATTATGAAAATATTGCTTCAGCAAATCCTTCCAGGTGTAAATATGCAAAAAATATACGAACTTCCAGAAACGGCATCTGGAAGGGGGCTAGTGGATACTACGAGGGGGGCGCTGGGACACTGGCTAAAGATTCAAGATAAGAAAATCTCTTTCTATCAAATCATTACACCTTCTACATGGGATTTTTCAACGAGGGATGATCATGGTTTTAGAGGTACGGCTGAAGAAGCTTTAGTTGGTACACACATTCAGAATCCAGATAAACCTGCAGAAATTGGCAGAATCCTACGTTCCTTCGATCCCTGTATGTCCTGCGCAACCCATGTATATAGTCCAGGTAAACAAGTAAAAACGATAAAGGTATATTAATGGAAAATATCATCGTTTTAGGTATTGGCAACCAATTAATGATGGATGATGGAATCGGAATTTATCTCATTGAGCAGCTATCCAAGCAGAATCGTACGCCAAATGTAACTTTTTTGATTGGAGAATCAGACATTGATTACTGCTTGGACCAAATCACGCATGCTACATTTGTCATCATTGTAGATACGGTCTGTTCAGGAAACAAACCAGGAGAGCTTACTGTTTATCCCCTTGCTGGTTTGCATGAATATGTCACTTTAGATATCTCTGCACATAACTTCCACTTATTTCAATCGTTGTATCAACAGAAGGAAGCCATAAAGGGTTTTCTCATAGGGGTAGAGCCTCATCAGATAAAATACCTGATTGGATTAAGTGAAACGATAAGAAAAGAATGGCAGAGGATTCTTCAAGAGGTCTCAGAGACAATTGAGAGATTGATTGGAATGAATTGAAAGATGAAACAGAACAGGATCATCGATGATCCTAGGAAAGTAAAGCAGAAATGAGCTGCAGGCGTTATATGGCGTCGATGAGATGATGATTGTGACGATTACCCCATTCGCTGTGAGATAGCTTCAGTCTTATCAATTGATTGCCGAGGAGATGTTACATTAAGTGCGGCACTTGGGTAGCGGAAGCGCCTTATAGGCGACCGTACTTCGCTTTTTCCGAAAGGTTGGGTAGCCTAGACGCCTTATAGGCGACCACAATTTGCCTTTTTCTTTCATTTCGGTCGCCAAAACCCTATTATCAAAGCGAAACTAGAACCCCAAAAATCTAAATCAGTGAACTAGTTGCTTATTCTCCTTTTTCCCTTCAAAAAATCACGGTTAATCGGTATCATGTAGGGAAGAACGAATAGTGGGAAGTGAAAATAGATGCCATTAGAAATGGTCCGGAATGATATTACGAAGATGAAGGTAGATGCGATTGTGAATGCGGCGAATCCTGCCCTACAAATGGGCGGAGGTGTTTGCGGGGCAATTTTCCGTGCAGCAGGAGAGAGAGAACTACAGGAGGCATGCAACAAAATTGGAGGCTGTAAGACAGGGGAAGCGGTCATTACTCCTGGATTTATGCTTGAGGCCAAATGGATTATTCATACGCCAGGCCCTATTTGGCAGGGCGGTACCCATCACGAAGCGGCCCTGCTAAAAGCCTCGTATCAGAATTCTTTAGAACTTGCGAAGCAGAAGCAATGCGAATCGATTGCGTTTCCATTGATTTCAACCGGTATTTACGGTTTTCCAAAGGAGGAAGCGTTACACATTGCCGTCACTACTATCAGCTCCTTTTTGCTTCAGCATGACATGCATGTCTATTTAGTTGTTTTTGACAAAAACTCATTCGGTTTAAGCCAAAAGTTATTTTCTTCCATACATCAATATATCGATGAGCATTATGTGGAGGAAATCGAAACCACGTTTCAGCGCAATCGAATGGAAGAACCGTACATAGTGGATACTTATCTTGAAGCGGAAATGGACGTGCAGGAAATCCAAGTAGAAGAGGACGCATCATTAGATATCCTGCTTAATCAGCTTGACGAATCTTTTTCCAATCAACTGCTCCGAAAAATTGATGAAAAAGGCATGACAGACGTCGAAGTGTATAAAAGAGCCAATATGGATCGTCGATTATTTTCGAAAATCCGGAATGGAGCCAATTCTCCGAAGAAGAAGACCGTTCTGGCGTTAGCGATTGCTTTACAATTAGATGTAGAGGAAACCAGTGCATTATTAGAAGCCGCTGGCTATGCCCTGTCACATAGCCAAAAATTTGATGTCATTATTGAATTTTTTATCAAACAAAAGAACTATCATATTCATGAAATCAATGAAGCTCTTTTTGCTTTTGATCAACCGCTGCTTGGTTCCTAATATGTCGCTTTCCAAGCGACCATTTCTGTCTTGAATCTTGTTATCCTATACGTACAAAGAATACGGAGGGTGATAAGAATGAAAAGAAATCGAACAGAGCTCGTGTTTATTTTAGATAAAAGTGGTTCAATGGCCGGACTGGAAGATGATACCATCGGCGGCTTTAATGCGATGTTAAAAAAACAACAAAAAGCTAAAGGCGATGCTTTTGTCACAACAGTGTTATTTGATCATCATTATGAACTATTACATGACCGCGTGAATGTCAAAAAGGTTTCCCCGCTTACCGAAAAGGATTATGAAGCAGGGGGGACAACGGCTTTACTCGATGCCCTTGGGTTTTCGATCCAAAAAATGATCCATATACAGAAGAAGTCGAGTCCGCCTGAACGGGCAGACAAGGTCCTCTTTGTCATTACAACTGATGGAATGGAAAATGCCAGCCGGGAGTATACAGCAGATAAAATCAAACAAATGGTTCAGCACCAACAACAGGAGTATGGCTGGGATTTTATGTTCCTTGGCGCCAATATCGACGCCATCTCAACCGCGGAAAAATATGGAATTCGAGAAGAGTTTGCCGTGAATTATCATGCAGACGAGGCAGGAACTCTGCTAAACTACGAAGCGGTCAGTGATGCCGTCAGTACCCTTCGAAGTGGGAAAAAGATTGATCGAAATTGGAAGGGTCAAATCGAGAAGGACTATAAGAAACGGTCAATGCGGTAATGAAATAACGTAGCTTGAAACAAGTTTGCTGGATTGACAAGAAAGGCGCTCAGATTTTTTCTGAGCGCTTTTTGGCGTAACATTTACCAACACTTCATGATAAAAAGTTTATTGCCTTCTATGCCAAAAAAATATCCCATAACAATAGGTAAGATGGCAAAGAAAATGAATAATAAATTGCCGAAACTCATTCCAATCAAAAATAACAAAATACCGTACAAGGGACTAATAATAAAGGTCATTAAATATTTTAGTATTTTATGATCAATCAATTTAAACACAATAAAACCATACGAAATCACACAGATAGCTAATAATAAAGCTATCATTTTACTCATCTCTTTCGATGGGGACATCTGCTAACTCACATATTTCCGATGATTTATATTTTCTTCATAACAAAAATGCTACTCGTTCGTTTAATAGCATCCATTCATAATCTATACCATTATTTTAGCATAAAAACTCTA of the Bacillus tuaregi genome contains:
- a CDS encoding hydrogenase maturation nickel metallochaperone HypA/HybF; the protein is MHEMSLMSEIIEIVSRDASLHGFSKVDKIDLIVGELANVMPEALELAFFHFRQQGIGLLNENTKLEIIREVAKAKCQECWFEFTPDYRIALCPKCGISNGLLVSGETFQVEAYEGSDEL
- a CDS encoding cytochrome b5 domain-containing protein, translated to MQNIEMIRMQIHFLVTQARQDLYTLSTLNDASMKPLILQRLWDALSTIHFLSEWLANQAKTSYPFSPSLPAIPVPSGNLHQGQIPPITPLPIPPISPSNQRTFTMEELAAFTGKNGRSAYVAVNGVVYDVTNNRTWAAATHFGLVAGKDYTQEFASCHAGQQSILATLPVVGRLV
- a CDS encoding hydrogenase small subunit; its protein translation is MEGPILPPESLTNEAIAGRLTHTALENLQKGLIQKQNLIYLELNGCSGNIISLLNGQKPDFEYTLQSMVDLKYSNSLMAAEGEQAIEKLIKAMDEEYILAVEGAVALKNNGLYNIIGSWEGKPLTGLQAAKMLGEKASHILAVGSCATHGGVSAAKPNPSQSVGLQQVLPDKNMIKLPGCPVHPDWFLGTLAHFLLYGEPETDNLGRPLLFYSTLIHDRCPRRPFFDRGIFAEKLGDKTCLFKLGCRGPVTRVDCPTKQWNGHVNWPIGDDTPCIGCAQFGFPDAMAPFISYDTTRVVKNEEENRH
- a CDS encoding nickel-dependent hydrogenase large subunit produces the protein MRKRIVINPLTRISGFMEIDVMIDQNQVMDVQTKGNLFRGFEQMLVGRSPFDAVYFTQRICGICSAAHSVASSLALEDALNIEPLEQGKYLRDIIHCCEFLQNHIRHFYQYTVPDFVKIEQNTLFQTDHDDYRLPKNVNDRISQHYFDSLRYSRLAHEMLAVLGGKAPHNHGVFIGGITTQATAEKVVHIDSILGKISSFIDEKMIPDVYDIARYYEDYFRMGGGYGNLLTYGAFNHYKELGTLYADPLVSTMETVEAFNESKIQEKIDYSYFIQKTNSDQPNEQVTEPDMEKEKAYSWVKAPRYNGLPFEVGPLARLVLSGEYSNGISAMDRTIARALETKKIAEIMKILLQQILPGVNMQKIYELPETASGRGLVDTTRGALGHWLKIQDKKISFYQIITPSTWDFSTRDDHGFRGTAEEALVGTHIQNPDKPAEIGRILRSFDPCMSCATHVYSPGKQVKTIKVY
- a CDS encoding hydrogenase maturation protease yields the protein MENIIVLGIGNQLMMDDGIGIYLIEQLSKQNRTPNVTFLIGESDIDYCLDQITHATFVIIVDTVCSGNKPGELTVYPLAGLHEYVTLDISAHNFHLFQSLYQQKEAIKGFLIGVEPHQIKYLIGLSETIRKEWQRILQEVSETIERLIGMN
- a CDS encoding macro domain-containing protein — encoded protein: MPLEMVRNDITKMKVDAIVNAANPALQMGGGVCGAIFRAAGERELQEACNKIGGCKTGEAVITPGFMLEAKWIIHTPGPIWQGGTHHEAALLKASYQNSLELAKQKQCESIAFPLISTGIYGFPKEEALHIAVTTISSFLLQHDMHVYLVVFDKNSFGLSQKLFSSIHQYIDEHYVEEIETTFQRNRMEEPYIVDTYLEAEMDVQEIQVEEDASLDILLNQLDESFSNQLLRKIDEKGMTDVEVYKRANMDRRLFSKIRNGANSPKKKTVLALAIALQLDVEETSALLEAAGYALSHSQKFDVIIEFFIKQKNYHIHEINEALFAFDQPLLGS
- a CDS encoding vWA domain-containing protein — its product is MKRNRTELVFILDKSGSMAGLEDDTIGGFNAMLKKQQKAKGDAFVTTVLFDHHYELLHDRVNVKKVSPLTEKDYEAGGTTALLDALGFSIQKMIHIQKKSSPPERADKVLFVITTDGMENASREYTADKIKQMVQHQQQEYGWDFMFLGANIDAISTAEKYGIREEFAVNYHADEAGTLLNYEAVSDAVSTLRSGKKIDRNWKGQIEKDYKKRSMR